One region of Anoplopoma fimbria isolate UVic2021 breed Golden Eagle Sablefish chromosome 10, Afim_UVic_2022, whole genome shotgun sequence genomic DNA includes:
- the LOC129097446 gene encoding terminal nucleotidyltransferase 5B-like — MSSGDASEQNPRVSVLSWDQVQRLDSILGESVPIHGRGNFPTLSVQPRQIVQVVRARLEERGVVVCDVKLNGSAASHVLHQDNGLGYKDLDLIFGLSLTDDKTFRVVKDVVLDCLVDFLPEGVCRDRITTLALKEAYVQKLVKVCNETDRWSLISLSNNTGKNVELKFVDSLRRQFEFSVDSFQIKLDSLLLFDRCSETAMSETFHPTVQGESMYGDFEEALGHLRSRTIATRNPEEIRGGGLLKYCHLLARGFRPNSETQMKQMQRYMCSRFFIDFPDINVQQRKLEAYLQNHFAGMEHKRYECLVTLRRVVDESTVCLMGHERRQTLGLISALALRVMAEQNAIPALSNITCYYQPAPYVRDVNFSNYYVARVQSHMATCNSYQTWLPCS, encoded by the exons ATGTCCTCCGGTGATGCGTCGGAGCAGAATCCGCGGGTCAGCGTGCTGTCTTGGGATCAGGTGCAGCGTTTGGACTCCATCCTGGGGGAGAGCGTCCCGATCCACGGCCGCGGAAACTTCCCCACGCTGTCCGTGCAGCCCCGACAGATCGTCCAG GTGGTCAGGGCTCGACTGGAGGAGCGGGGTGTGGTGGTATGTGACGTCAAACTGAACGGCTCAGCGGCCAGCCACGTGCTTCACCAGGACAACGGCCTTGGCTACAAAGACCTGGACCTGATCTTCGGCCTGAGTCTGACAGACGACAAAACCTTTCGGGTGGTGAAGGACGTGGTTCTGGACTGCCTGGTGGACTTCTTGCCTGAAGGTGTGTGTAGGGATCGTATCACAACCCTTGCCCTGAAGGAAGCATACGTGCAGAAACTGGTGAAAGTCTGCAACGAGACGGACCGCTGGAGCCTCATCTCGCTGTCCAACAACACCGGCAAGAACGTGGAGTTGAAGTTCGTGGACTCCTTGAGAAGGCAGTTCGAGTTCAGCGTTGACTCCTTCCAGATCAAACTGGACTCGCTGCTGCTCTTCGACCGCTGCTCGGAGACGGCCATGTCCGAGACCTTCCACCCGACGGTGCAGGGGGAGAGCATGTACGGGGACTTCGAGGAAGCTCTGGGTCACCTTCGCTCCAGGACTATTGCCACCCGCAACCCGGAAGAGATCCGCGGCGGCGGCTTGCTCAAGTACTGCCACCTGCTGGCACGCGGCTTCCGGCCGAATTCCGAGACTCAGATGAAACAGATGCAGCGTTACATGTGCTCGCGCTTCTTCATCGACTTCCCCGACATAAACGTGCAGCAGAGGAAACTGGAGGCGTATCTGCAGAACCACTTTGCGGGCATGGAGCACAAGCGCTACGAGTGCCTGGTGACGCTGAGGCGAGTGGTGGACGAGAGCACCGTGTGCCTGATGGGCCACGAGCGCAGACAAACGCTGGGGCTCATTTCCGCCCTGGCACTGCGCGTAATGGCCGAACAGAACGCTATCCCCGCTCTATCCAACATCACCTGCTACTACCAGCCCGCTCCCTATGTCAGAGACGTCAACTTCAGCAATTATTACGTGGCACGAGTTCAGTCACACATGGCTACATGCAACTCTTATCAAACGTGGCTGCCTTGCAGTTGA